In a genomic window of Rhinoraja longicauda isolate Sanriku21f chromosome 23, sRhiLon1.1, whole genome shotgun sequence:
- the saysd1 gene encoding SAYSvFN domain-containing protein 1, which produces MERKLAEWRARQQPAEVDGEEEEEEGASGESEHRGDGGGRRSSEKEEDEQNSLTESSEEQTIKTDHFAAIVTVLKVLLWLVLLGLFIELEFGLVYFVFSMFYWIYIGTRAPSEKKQGEVSAYSVFNPGCKAIQGSITAEQFERELQYRPMAGR; this is translated from the exons ATGGAGCGGAAGTTGGCGGAGTGGAGAGCCCGGCAGCAGCCGGCGGaggtggatggggaggaggaagaggaggagggggcgtCGGGCGAGTCCGAGCACCGGGGAGACGGCGGAGGACGGCGGAGCAGC GAAAAGGAAGAAGATGAGCAGAATTCATTGACAGAGAGCTCCGAGGAGCAGACGATTAAAACTGATCACTTTGCCGCAATTGTGACTGTTCTGAAGGTCCTGCTTTGGCTGGTGTTACTTGGCCTCTTCATTGAGTTGGAGTTTGGCCTGGTATATTTTGTCTTCTCAATGTTTTATTGGATTTACATTGGAACACGAGCCCCATCCGAAAAGAAACAAGGAGAAGTGAGTGCATACTCTGTGTTCAACCCTGGCTGCAAGGCTATTCAGGGAAGCATAACAGCAGAACAGTTTGAACGAGAACTTCAGTACAGACCTATGGCCGGCAGATGA